A stretch of the Asticcacaulis sp. ZE23SCel15 genome encodes the following:
- the argC gene encoding N-acetyl-gamma-glutamyl-phosphate reductase, whose product MAHKVFIDGDVGTTGLLIRKRLELRPEIELIRLDEAVRKDASARKDAINAADAVILCLPDEAAREAVSLVENPDVKIIDASTAHRVHEDWAYGFAEMAPGQRDEIRTSKRISNPGCYATGFIALMRPLVDAGVIPPFWPSTVNAVSGYSGGGKSMIAEFEDGGTTDNYRIYATGLNHKHLPEMTVFSGLELPPVFTPAVGRFAQGMIVEIPLQLWALPDEPELSRLHEIFAAHYAGEAFVKVATLEDSKATKALDAELLKDTNNLLIHVFGDEDGQQARLVAVLDNLGKGASGAAVQNLNLALNLDETLGLI is encoded by the coding sequence ATGGCGCATAAGGTTTTCATTGACGGCGATGTCGGCACGACAGGGCTTTTGATCCGTAAGCGTCTTGAACTGCGCCCGGAAATAGAACTGATCCGGCTGGATGAGGCTGTGCGCAAGGATGCTTCGGCCCGTAAAGATGCCATCAATGCCGCAGATGCCGTGATCCTGTGCCTGCCGGACGAGGCCGCACGCGAAGCGGTCAGTCTGGTTGAAAATCCGGATGTGAAAATCATCGATGCTTCGACCGCGCACCGCGTTCATGAAGATTGGGCGTACGGCTTTGCCGAAATGGCACCGGGGCAGCGTGATGAAATCCGGACGTCTAAACGTATTTCCAACCCCGGCTGTTATGCAACAGGCTTTATCGCGCTGATGCGCCCGCTGGTTGATGCGGGTGTAATCCCACCTTTCTGGCCATCGACGGTCAATGCGGTTTCCGGTTATTCCGGTGGCGGTAAGTCCATGATTGCTGAGTTCGAAGACGGCGGCACAACGGATAACTACCGCATCTATGCGACCGGCCTTAACCACAAACATCTGCCGGAAATGACGGTCTTTTCAGGTTTAGAATTGCCGCCGGTATTTACCCCCGCCGTAGGCCGCTTTGCGCAGGGCATGATCGTCGAAATCCCATTGCAATTGTGGGCGCTGCCGGACGAGCCTGAGTTGTCGCGGCTGCATGAGATTTTTGCCGCGCACTATGCGGGTGAAGCCTTCGTCAAGGTCGCAACGCTCGAAGACTCCAAGGCCACTAAGGCGCTGGATGCTGAGTTACTCAAAGATACGAATAACCTACTTATCCATGTCTTTGGTGACGAAGATGGTCAGCAGGCGCGTCTGGTGGCCGTTCTGGATAATCTGGGTAAGGGCGCATCAGGGGCTGCGGTTCAGAACCTTAATTTGGCCTTGAATCTCGACGAAACATTAGGTCTGATTTAA
- a CDS encoding ABC transporter ATP-binding protein, whose amino-acid sequence MSNKTVVMSLRGLNRTYNVAEGAQLEVLKGVDLDLYAGEVVGLVGPSGSGKSSLLHCVGLLETSEEAQLIIDGEDLTRANDKLRTRARLTKIGFVYQFHHLLPEFTALGNVALPQRVLGRSVREAEARAKALLEQVGLGERLNHQPAQLSGGEQQRVAIARALVNSPRLLLADEPTGNLDPDTSKQVFEALKQTVRHQQVAALIATHNLELARHMDRVVTIQNGKLTELSTGAV is encoded by the coding sequence ATGAGTAATAAAACTGTTGTCATGTCGTTGCGGGGCCTGAACCGCACTTATAATGTTGCCGAAGGGGCGCAACTTGAAGTGCTCAAAGGTGTCGATCTTGATCTCTATGCGGGTGAAGTGGTTGGTCTTGTTGGGCCGTCCGGTTCAGGGAAATCTTCGCTATTGCATTGCGTTGGTTTGCTGGAAACTTCCGAAGAAGCGCAATTAATCATTGATGGTGAAGACCTTACGCGTGCCAATGATAAGCTGCGCACGCGGGCGCGACTGACTAAAATCGGCTTTGTGTACCAGTTTCACCATCTGCTGCCTGAGTTTACGGCCTTGGGTAATGTGGCGCTGCCTCAGAGAGTTTTGGGACGGTCTGTGCGTGAGGCCGAGGCACGCGCCAAGGCTTTACTTGAGCAGGTAGGATTGGGCGAGCGCCTGAACCATCAACCCGCACAACTCTCTGGCGGTGAGCAGCAGCGGGTGGCGATTGCGCGGGCTTTGGTCAACAGTCCCAGATTGCTATTGGCCGATGAACCCACGGGTAACCTTGATCCGGATACCTCCAAGCAGGTCTTTGAGGCACTTAAACAAACGGTTCGCCATCAACAGGTCGCGGCACTGATTGCGACTCATAATCTGGAACTTGCCAGACATATGGACCGGGTTGTGACCATTCAGAACGGAAAGCTCACGGAGTTGTCCACGGGCGCCGTTTGA
- a CDS encoding DUF2842 domain-containing protein produces the protein MIFKPLSPPVRRLIACAGVVVFLCVYVALVSNIAGHLPDNKLVELLYYGLAGILWGIPIIPIISWSENYQTKNRR, from the coding sequence ATGATCTTTAAGCCCCTAAGCCCTCCGGTTCGCAGACTGATCGCCTGCGCAGGCGTAGTTGTGTTTTTGTGCGTTTATGTGGCTCTGGTCTCCAATATCGCTGGCCATCTGCCCGACAATAAGCTGGTTGAACTGCTGTATTATGGCCTGGCCGGAATTTTGTGGGGCATTCCAATAATACCCATTATTAGCTGGTCTGAAAATTATCAAACAAAAAACCGGCGTTGA
- the rpsI gene encoding 30S ribosomal protein S9 — protein sequence MSETQGLEALASLSSNPVAAPVERVQQLDKFGRAYATGKRKNAIARVWIKPGSGKWVINGREQEVYFARPVLRMMIAQPLNLTERATQFDVFVTVQGSGLSGQAGAIRHGLSKALTYFEPALRPTLKAAGFLTRDSRVVERKKYGRAKARRSFQFSKR from the coding sequence ATGTCCGAAACTCAAGGTTTGGAAGCTTTGGCTTCCCTGTCGTCCAACCCTGTCGCGGCTCCTGTAGAGCGCGTTCAGCAACTGGATAAGTTTGGTCGCGCCTATGCTACCGGCAAGCGTAAGAACGCCATTGCCCGCGTCTGGATCAAGCCCGGTTCCGGCAAGTGGGTCATCAATGGTCGCGAACAAGAAGTGTATTTTGCACGTCCGGTTCTGCGCATGATGATTGCTCAGCCGCTGAACCTGACCGAGCGCGCGACCCAGTTCGACGTGTTTGTCACGGTTCAAGGCTCTGGCCTGTCCGGGCAAGCCGGTGCCATCCGTCACGGCCTTTCGAAAGCTCTGACCTATTTTGAGCCAGCTCTGCGTCCGACGCTTAAGGCCGCTGGCTTCCTGACCCGCGACTCGCGCGTTGTTGAACGTAAGAAGTACGGCCGCGCGAAAGCTCGTCGTTCGTTCCAGTTCTCGAAGCGTTAA
- the rplM gene encoding 50S ribosomal protein L13 has protein sequence MLKSTTAPLKPADVEKKWVVIDAQDAVVGRLASFIAMRLRGKHLPTYTPHVDSGDYVIIINAEKVHYTGKKLTDKVFHWHTGHPGGVKTRTMGQILGGKYPERVLMKAVERMLPKELPLARAQLTHLRIYAGSEHPHEAQQPEVIDFKAMSRKNVRSF, from the coding sequence ATGTTGAAATCGACCACCGCGCCGCTTAAGCCGGCCGATGTCGAGAAGAAGTGGGTCGTGATCGACGCTCAGGACGCCGTAGTCGGCCGTCTGGCTTCGTTCATTGCCATGCGTCTTCGCGGCAAGCACCTGCCTACCTACACGCCTCACGTTGATTCCGGTGACTATGTCATCATCATCAATGCCGAGAAGGTTCACTATACCGGTAAGAAGCTGACGGACAAGGTGTTCCATTGGCACACCGGTCACCCTGGCGGCGTAAAGACTCGTACGATGGGCCAGATCCTGGGCGGTAAGTACCCTGAGCGCGTTCTGATGAAAGCCGTTGAGCGTATGCTGCCAAAGGAATTGCCCTTGGCGCGCGCCCAACTGACGCACCTGCGTATCTATGCCGGTTCGGAACACCCCCACGAAGCTCAACAGCCTGAAGTCATCGACTTCAAGGCCATGAGCCGCAAGAACGTACGGAGCTTCTAA
- a CDS encoding transglycosylase: protein MRAEDWLAAVAIGFVISWIANGVTKSRYSFLINAFVGVFGSILVNMLIHTMSLYPDSVFLTIKLGLAGSIGLLLLFHISRRLERR, encoded by the coding sequence ATGCGTGCTGAAGACTGGTTAGCAGCGGTTGCCATTGGTTTCGTCATTAGCTGGATCGCTAATGGTGTAACCAAAAGCCGTTACAGCTTTCTGATAAACGCGTTTGTCGGCGTGTTCGGATCCATACTGGTCAATATGCTCATCCACACCATGTCGCTTTATCCCGACAGTGTGTTCCTGACGATTAAACTAGGGCTGGCTGGATCTATCGGTTTATTACTGCTGTTCCACATCAGCCGCAGACTGGAACGCAGATGA
- the proS gene encoding proline--tRNA ligase has protein sequence MRLSRYFLPILKENPSEAQIISHRLMLRTGMIRQEAAGIYAWLPLGLRVLKKIEKIVHEEMQKAGAIEVLMPTLQLADLWRESGRYEDYGQEMLRIKDRHERELLYGPTNEEMITEIFRAYVRSYKSLPLNLYHIQWKFRDEQRPRFGVMRGREFLMKDAYSFDIDEAAARKAYNRMFVAYLNTFSRLGLKAVPMRADTGPIGGDLSHEFIILADTGESAVFCHKDLVDMPAPGDNVDWDDLQAIVDERTALYAATEEMHDEAAFGAVPADKQLSARGIEVGHIFNFGKKYSEPMNAAVNGPDGTQTHVHMGSYGVGVSRLIGGIIEASHDDAGIIWPESVAPFDVALINLRAGDAACDAACEKAYAALEAAGKSVLYDDTEDRPGAKFASMDLIGIPWQLIIGPKGLAEGKVEIKHRKTGERHTAEFDAVLDQLTKA, from the coding sequence ATGCGCCTGTCGCGCTACTTCCTGCCCATCCTCAAAGAAAATCCTTCCGAAGCCCAGATCATATCGCATCGCCTGATGTTGCGCACCGGCATGATCCGCCAGGAGGCTGCCGGTATCTATGCCTGGCTGCCGTTGGGCCTGCGAGTGTTGAAAAAGATCGAAAAGATCGTTCATGAGGAAATGCAAAAGGCCGGTGCCATTGAGGTTCTGATGCCGACCCTGCAACTGGCGGATCTTTGGCGTGAATCCGGCCGTTACGAAGACTATGGTCAGGAAATGCTGCGCATCAAAGACCGCCATGAGCGTGAACTGCTCTACGGGCCGACCAATGAAGAAATGATCACGGAAATTTTCCGTGCCTATGTCAGGTCGTACAAAAGCCTGCCGCTTAATCTCTATCATATTCAATGGAAATTCCGCGATGAGCAACGCCCGCGCTTTGGCGTGATGCGGGGCCGTGAATTCCTGATGAAAGATGCCTATAGCTTCGATATCGACGAAGCGGCGGCGCGCAAGGCCTATAACCGCATGTTTGTGGCCTATCTCAACACCTTTTCGCGTCTGGGGCTTAAGGCCGTGCCGATGCGCGCTGATACCGGCCCGATCGGTGGCGACTTGAGCCACGAGTTTATCATTCTGGCCGATACCGGCGAAAGTGCCGTCTTTTGCCACAAGGATCTGGTCGATATGCCGGCGCCCGGTGACAATGTCGATTGGGATGATCTGCAAGCTATCGTCGATGAGCGCACAGCCCTTTATGCCGCTACCGAAGAAATGCACGATGAAGCCGCCTTTGGCGCCGTGCCGGCGGACAAACAACTATCTGCGCGCGGAATCGAAGTCGGCCACATCTTCAACTTCGGCAAGAAATATTCTGAGCCGATGAATGCCGCCGTCAATGGCCCTGATGGGACGCAAACCCATGTCCATATGGGATCATACGGTGTTGGTGTGTCGCGTCTGATCGGCGGCATTATTGAAGCCAGCCACGACGATGCCGGTATAATCTGGCCTGAAAGCGTAGCACCCTTTGATGTCGCCCTGATAAATCTGCGGGCCGGGGACGCCGCCTGCGATGCCGCCTGCGAAAAGGCCTATGCTGCACTAGAGGCCGCCGGTAAGTCGGTGCTTTATGACGATACCGAAGACCGCCCCGGCGCGAAATTCGCGTCGATGGATCTGATCGGCATTCCGTGGCAACTGATCATCGGGCCTAAAGGGCTGGCCGAGGGTAAGGTCGAAATAAAGCACCGCAAGACGGGTGAGCGCCACACCGCAGAATTTGATGCCGTCCTCGATCAACTGACAAAGGCATAA
- a CDS encoding COX15/CtaA family protein, with product MILVGGATRLTDLGLSITEWKPVTGAIPPLDDAAWQQEFEKYQKIPEYSQINAHMDLEDFKGIYWWEWIHRFLGRLIGVVFFVPFVILLLRSEVPGRLIWRCAGLLGLGALQGGIGWWMVSSGLDKRVDVAPERLMIHLGMALIILVLTLWTACEALAGQGRGRGAPQGWRVATSMIFGVIILQCLLGALVAGNDAGTVYNDWPLMNGHIAPYVDWSKGIGFVFFHDQGMVQFMHRIVAYIALIGITAYAIIVAQKCMDDEIRLISTSVATLVWVQGILGVATLVSGAQIGFGLMHQFVAVCLIILATLLMWKVARADRDFRLR from the coding sequence ATGATTCTGGTCGGCGGTGCTACACGTCTGACCGATTTGGGGCTTTCGATTACAGAATGGAAGCCGGTAACCGGAGCTATACCGCCGCTTGATGATGCTGCGTGGCAGCAGGAATTTGAGAAATATCAGAAAATTCCTGAATATAGCCAGATCAACGCCCATATGGATCTTGAAGATTTCAAAGGAATTTATTGGTGGGAGTGGATCCACCGGTTTCTGGGCCGGCTGATCGGCGTCGTGTTTTTTGTACCATTTGTGATCTTGCTGCTAAGGTCAGAGGTGCCGGGGCGTCTGATCTGGCGCTGCGCGGGTCTGTTAGGGCTTGGCGCGTTGCAAGGCGGAATTGGCTGGTGGATGGTGTCGTCTGGCCTCGATAAGCGGGTGGATGTGGCGCCGGAACGGCTGATGATCCATTTAGGCATGGCACTGATTATACTGGTGCTGACTTTATGGACGGCGTGTGAAGCCTTGGCCGGGCAGGGGCGTGGACGTGGTGCGCCGCAGGGTTGGCGTGTGGCGACATCTATGATTTTTGGCGTGATCATCCTGCAATGCTTGTTGGGTGCGTTGGTCGCCGGTAATGATGCCGGGACGGTCTATAATGACTGGCCGCTGATGAATGGCCACATTGCGCCCTATGTTGACTGGAGCAAAGGCATCGGCTTTGTGTTCTTCCACGATCAGGGCATGGTTCAGTTTATGCACCGTATCGTCGCTTATATTGCCCTGATTGGGATCACGGCCTATGCCATTATTGTGGCTCAGAAATGTATGGACGATGAAATCCGTTTGATCTCGACGTCAGTGGCAACTCTGGTCTGGGTACAGGGTATTTTAGGTGTGGCGACACTTGTGTCGGGTGCACAGATTGGTTTTGGCCTGATGCACCAGTTTGTGGCGGTGTGCCTTATTATTCTGGCGACACTTCTAATGTGGAAAGTGGCGCGGGCTGATCGCGATTTCCGCTTAAGATAA
- a CDS encoding peroxiredoxin, translating into MTFKTGDSLPDTKFSTPTEDGPKPINGSEVFSGKTVVLFAVPGAFTPTCSARHLPGYKDQVAAFQAKGVDTVVCTSVNDAFVMKAWAKDQGIGDEILMLGDGNGDFAKALGLTMDGSQFGMGIRSQRYALMAKDGIVEKLFVEAPGEFKVSAAEYVLENI; encoded by the coding sequence ATGACCTTTAAAACCGGCGATAGCTTACCAGACACAAAATTCTCGACCCCCACCGAAGATGGCCCTAAGCCGATAAACGGCAGCGAAGTATTTTCCGGTAAAACGGTTGTCCTGTTTGCTGTGCCGGGGGCGTTCACCCCGACCTGCTCAGCGCGTCATTTGCCGGGCTACAAGGATCAGGTGGCCGCTTTTCAGGCCAAAGGCGTCGATACGGTTGTTTGTACCAGCGTCAATGATGCCTTTGTCATGAAGGCCTGGGCTAAGGATCAAGGCATTGGTGATGAAATTTTGATGCTGGGTGATGGCAATGGTGACTTCGCCAAGGCGCTTGGCCTCACCATGGACGGCAGCCAGTTCGGCATGGGCATTCGCTCTCAGCGTTACGCCCTGATGGCTAAGGATGGTATTGTCGAAAAACTGTTCGTTGAAGCACCGGGTGAATTCAAAGTCTCGGCAGCCGAATACGTTCTGGAAAATATTTAA
- a CDS encoding alkaline phosphatase PhoX: MYLSRRSMMNHAAAASLAFSGFPLLACAQNSSRADSTTTTYENEVEGYGPLIEDKYGICDLPAGFTYKVISEAGETMSDGLVVPHVHDGMGCFAHGADTIALVRNHELSPKHRNFGAIGMNGRLIDKLDRSKVYDFEANDYPLLGGTTTVIYNMKTRQVEQQFMSLIGTSTNCAGGQTPWGSWLTCEETVTKAGEGVGKDHGYVFEVPSGHKGLVDPLPIKAMGRFKHEATATDPRTGIIYLTEDTGDGVFYRYLPNDRRHLLKGGKLQALGFKQFPKGVITSNIGETIWKVGDSFDAVWIDLDNVESPDDDLRARAYTAGAAQFVRGEGIHFGDGELYFTATSGGKAEAGQIIRYRPSLHEGQTGEKDEPGKVSLFLESANENVFDYGDNLTISNWGHLFVCEDRYSDSLRNHIRIVTPQGKVATFARNVFKENGEWAGACFSPDGSTLFVNVQWPGFTLAITGPWQSFKA, encoded by the coding sequence ATGTACCTGTCGCGCCGCTCAATGATGAACCATGCCGCTGCGGCATCCCTGGCTTTCTCAGGGTTTCCACTACTGGCGTGTGCTCAAAACAGTAGCCGCGCCGACAGTACGACCACCACCTATGAAAATGAAGTTGAAGGTTACGGGCCACTCATTGAGGACAAATACGGGATTTGCGACCTCCCTGCGGGCTTCACATACAAGGTCATCAGTGAAGCCGGTGAAACCATGAGCGATGGCCTTGTCGTGCCGCACGTCCATGATGGCATGGGTTGTTTCGCACACGGGGCGGATACCATTGCACTCGTCCGCAACCATGAACTTTCGCCTAAGCATCGTAATTTCGGGGCGATCGGCATGAATGGCCGCCTGATCGACAAGCTTGACAGATCAAAAGTCTATGACTTCGAGGCCAATGACTATCCGCTGCTGGGTGGCACGACGACGGTTATTTACAATATGAAAACCCGTCAGGTCGAGCAGCAGTTCATGTCGCTCATCGGCACCTCTACCAATTGCGCGGGCGGTCAGACGCCTTGGGGCTCATGGCTGACCTGTGAAGAGACGGTAACCAAAGCTGGCGAAGGGGTCGGCAAGGATCACGGCTACGTCTTTGAAGTGCCATCAGGTCACAAGGGATTGGTTGATCCTTTGCCCATTAAGGCGATGGGCCGTTTTAAGCACGAAGCCACCGCCACAGATCCGCGCACCGGCATTATCTATTTGACAGAGGATACCGGCGACGGCGTGTTTTATCGTTATTTACCCAACGACCGCAGGCATCTTCTGAAAGGCGGCAAGCTTCAGGCACTAGGATTTAAACAGTTCCCAAAAGGCGTGATCACATCAAACATCGGTGAAACCATCTGGAAGGTCGGGGACAGCTTTGACGCGGTCTGGATCGACCTTGATAATGTCGAAAGCCCGGATGATGACCTGCGGGCACGGGCCTATACAGCGGGCGCGGCGCAGTTCGTGCGCGGTGAAGGCATCCATTTCGGTGACGGAGAACTTTATTTCACCGCGACCTCCGGCGGCAAGGCCGAAGCCGGACAAATCATCAGATACCGCCCCAGCCTGCACGAAGGACAAACCGGCGAAAAGGATGAACCCGGTAAGGTCTCTCTATTTCTGGAGTCAGCCAACGAAAACGTCTTCGACTATGGTGACAACCTGACCATATCAAACTGGGGCCACCTGTTCGTGTGCGAAGATCGATACTCTGACAGCCTGCGCAACCATATCCGCATCGTAACACCGCAGGGCAAGGTCGCGACTTTCGCCCGTAATGTGTTCAAGGAAAACGGCGAATGGGCAGGCGCGTGTTTTTCCCCGGACGGATCAACGTTATTTGTCAACGTGCAGTGGCCGGGATTTACCTTAGCTATCACTGGTCCGTGGCAAAGTTTCAAAGCGTAA
- a CDS encoding DUF1467 family protein produces MGPLTITAIFIIIWWTAFFVVLPLGNQSHREAGIETTDGGDPGAPVKPNLKKKLLTTTYIAAGIWVLVMIIIQFGLIPLPEFPS; encoded by the coding sequence ATGGGCCCCTTAACGATCACGGCGATTTTTATCATAATCTGGTGGACGGCATTTTTTGTCGTCTTGCCGCTGGGCAACCAAAGTCACCGCGAGGCCGGAATTGAGACGACCGATGGCGGTGACCCCGGCGCGCCGGTAAAGCCTAATCTCAAAAAGAAATTGCTGACCACAACCTACATTGCGGCGGGGATTTGGGTGCTGGTTATGATCATTATCCAGTTCGGCCTTATCCCTTTGCCGGAATTTCCGAGCTGA
- a CDS encoding YqgE/AlgH family protein, with protein sequence MSIPILPPSSDPNSLQGHLLIAMPGLDDPNFDHSVIYICQHDEASAMGLVLNHPIQGLDFGRMMDELGIESVETDRTRQKIFNGGPVQNDRGFVLHSLDYCLEDITLSLTGSEDINEATGLGLTATRDILVDLSNGKGPRDALIALGYAGWTAGQLEAEIRQNTWLIAPADKAIIFTRDPARMWEMAISSLGISPEHLSGQSGSA encoded by the coding sequence ATGAGCATACCCATCCTTCCGCCATCATCCGACCCAAACTCGCTTCAGGGGCACTTGCTGATTGCTATGCCAGGTCTTGACGATCCGAACTTTGATCACAGTGTCATCTACATCTGCCAGCACGACGAAGCCTCGGCCATGGGACTGGTGCTCAATCACCCAATTCAAGGACTGGATTTCGGCCGAATGATGGATGAGCTCGGCATTGAAAGCGTTGAAACAGACCGGACACGACAAAAAATTTTCAACGGTGGTCCGGTGCAGAATGATCGCGGTTTTGTTCTCCATAGTCTCGACTACTGCCTTGAGGACATAACCCTGTCGCTGACCGGCAGCGAGGATATCAATGAGGCTACGGGTCTCGGCCTGACTGCCACCCGCGATATACTGGTTGATCTGTCAAACGGCAAAGGTCCACGTGATGCGCTCATTGCCCTTGGCTATGCCGGCTGGACAGCAGGCCAGCTTGAAGCCGAAATCCGCCAGAATACCTGGCTGATCGCCCCTGCGGATAAGGCTATCATCTTTACTCGTGACCCGGCACGGATGTGGGAGATGGCAATTTCATCGCTCGGCATATCGCCCGAACACTTAAGCGGGCAATCCGGCAGCGCTTAG
- a CDS encoding lipoprotein-releasing ABC transporter permease subunit, which produces MSEALPKPKKTLGFSLWELDLAFRYLRAKRKDGGVALISIISFFGVMLSVAVLIIVMAVMNGFRDEMMSRLLAFNGHAYVGGMAINDFGHRDDMVKRLEAVPGVTQVSPFVQSPGMAQNVQGVAGLAYIRGVDAKTLKETPIVVENITEGSIKDFGVGDYGGDSILIGDGMARDMGVGPGDELSLLTPGTSTAFGAIPRRKTYTVAGVFKVGVSELDASFVYMPIEQAQLFFDREGEWDALELKVTDPYQIQSIRPQIVGAAGQGGIVQDWTERNASLWGALQVERNVMRLILSLIVAIAAMNIISGLVMLVKNKGKDIAILRTFGADRSSIMKIFFLSGATLGAGGTIAGVMLGVIFCIFIRPIQQLVEFVTQTKVFNPDVYYLSYIPAKIEPTEVAFVVFWSLLAACLSTLPPAIRAARLEPVEALRYE; this is translated from the coding sequence ATGTCAGAAGCGCTGCCAAAGCCGAAGAAAACCCTGGGCTTTTCCCTTTGGGAACTGGATCTGGCGTTTCGGTATCTGCGGGCCAAGCGCAAAGATGGCGGGGTGGCGCTGATTTCGATCATCAGCTTTTTTGGCGTCATGCTGTCGGTGGCGGTTCTGATCATCGTCATGGCCGTGATGAACGGCTTTCGCGATGAAATGATGTCACGGTTGCTGGCGTTCAACGGCCACGCCTATGTCGGCGGGATGGCGATCAATGACTTTGGTCACCGCGACGACATGGTCAAGCGGCTTGAGGCCGTGCCGGGGGTAACGCAGGTCTCGCCATTCGTGCAATCTCCGGGGATGGCGCAGAATGTTCAGGGCGTGGCCGGTCTTGCCTATATCCGTGGGGTCGATGCGAAAACCCTTAAAGAGACACCCATTGTCGTAGAAAATATCACCGAAGGCTCCATCAAGGATTTCGGCGTCGGCGACTACGGCGGTGACAGTATTCTGATCGGTGACGGCATGGCGCGCGATATGGGCGTGGGCCCAGGCGATGAGCTTTCGCTTTTAACGCCGGGGACATCCACCGCCTTTGGCGCCATACCCCGGCGTAAAACCTATACGGTTGCAGGTGTTTTCAAGGTGGGGGTCAGCGAGCTTGATGCGTCGTTTGTTTACATGCCGATCGAACAGGCCCAGCTTTTCTTCGATAGAGAAGGGGAGTGGGACGCGCTCGAACTCAAGGTCACAGACCCATATCAGATCCAGTCCATACGCCCTCAGATTGTTGGTGCTGCGGGGCAGGGCGGGATCGTTCAGGACTGGACTGAGCGCAATGCGTCCCTGTGGGGGGCACTTCAGGTCGAGCGTAACGTCATGCGCCTAATCCTAAGTCTGATCGTTGCCATTGCCGCTATGAACATTATTTCCGGTCTTGTTATGCTGGTCAAAAACAAGGGCAAAGACATAGCGATTTTGCGCACCTTTGGCGCAGACAGGTCTTCGATTATGAAAATATTCTTCTTGTCAGGTGCCACTTTGGGCGCAGGCGGGACCATAGCCGGTGTTATGCTGGGCGTCATTTTCTGTATCTTTATCCGTCCCATACAGCAGTTGGTTGAGTTCGTGACTCAGACCAAAGTCTTCAACCCGGACGTCTATTACCTGTCATATATTCCGGCCAAAATTGAGCCTACCGAAGTGGCGTTTGTTGTGTTCTGGTCTTTGTTGGCAGCATGTTTGTCGACCTTGCCGCCAGCGATACGGGCAGCCCGTTTAGAGCCTGTAGAGGCGCTGCGTTATGAGTAA